TCGAAATCCTCATCGATGTTGATGTCTTCCCGGAAATGCTCGTAAAGAAATTTCAGGTAGAGGTGGTAGGGAGTGATCTCGTCGTTCAGCCAGGTCTTGTCATTGATGGTGTCCACATATTCTTGGGAAAGATCAACGGCATCCTTCCAGAGCTCCTCGAACTGGGCCAGGGCGAATTCCACATCCGCACGATCCTTCAATTCCACATTGAACTCCCGATTGGCGATGAGCCCTGATTCGGAAAAATTGCTGGAACCCGTGATGACTCGCCCGTAATCGCGGTCATCCTCGCCGAAGCGGCTGATATATACCTTGGCGTGGAGGTTGCCGCTGGGATAGGCTTTGATTTCCATCTTGCCGCTGCGGAGAAATTCTATAAACTTCCGGACGCCGAGCTCCGTCTCGAAACTGTCCGGCGAGTTATCCATCTCCGTGGTAACCGTCTCGGAAAAGATTTCCTTGGTCCGCTTGTGGGATTCAAAATCGAGCTTGGCCTGATAATGATATTCATTAATG
The nucleotide sequence above comes from Deltaproteobacteria bacterium. Encoded proteins:
- a CDS encoding phospholipase D-like domain-containing protein — its product is MINANDLTFFTNEPGATLLDRFKKTLRDVKFFDILVGYFRTSGFDRLHESFASIEKIRVLVGLNVDRKTIDIINEYHYQAKLDFESHKRTKEIFSETVTTEMDNSPDSFETELGVRKFIEFLRSGKMEIKAYPSGNLHAKVYISRFGEDDRDYGRVITGSSNFSESGLIANREFNVELKDRADVEFALAQFEELWKDAVDLSQEYVDTINDKTWLNDEITPYHLYLKFLYEHFREDINIDEDF